Genomic DNA from Gimesia aquarii:
CCCGTATGTTTGAGCGGGAAACAGAATGGCACTTGAAACATCCAGAATAAAATAAATCGACGATATTTCTCATTACGAAATTACTTTAAACTGAATCTAGAACATTGAAATAAAGGGTAGCGTGACATAATGGACTATACGGTCATCATCGGTCTTGAAGTCCACGTGCAGTTACAGACCAACACTAAACTCTTCTGTGGCTGTTCTACAAAATTCAACCCGGATCAACCAAATACACAGACCTGTCCCGTCTGTCTGGGTTTACCTGGTGCACTGCCTGTATTAAATCAAGAAGCATTTCAATTAGGCGTGAAGACAGGATTGGCCATTAATTGTGAGATTCCTTCTTTTACAAAATGGGACCGTAAACAATACTACTATCCTGATCTTCCCAAGGCATACCAAATCAGCCAATATGATCTCCCCATGAGTCAGAATGGTTGGCTGGAAATCGAAATTAATCCTGAAACTCGTGAGAAGAAAAAAATCGGGATCATCCGGGCTCATCTCGAAGAAGATGCCGGCAAAAACAGCCATGATGAATCAGGACGGGGACAAGATAGCAAGGTTGACCTGAACCGTTGTGGGACGCCTTTAGTAGAGATTGTTTCCGAACCAGATTTACGATCAGCTCAGGAAGCTCGTACCTATCTGGAAGAGTTAAAACTGTTACTAACTTATATCGACGTTTCTGACTGTAATATGCAGGAAGGGAGCCTTCGCTGTGACGCCAATGTAAATCTCCATGTCCATCAAGAGACTGGTGAATCCATACCAACTCCGATTGTGGAAATCAAAAATCTGAATAGCTTTCGAGGCGTAGAGCAGGCAATAGAATACGAAATACAAAGACAATGGAAAGCGTGGCAGGAAACGGGACTCAGTCTGAAAGAAGTCCCTAAAGAGACTCGCGGCTGGGATGCAGATCGCGGTATCACTTTGGAACAACGGGGAAAAGAAGATGCAGCAGACTACCGCTATTTTCCCGATCCGGACCTGGCACCTGTCAAAGTCACCGACGCAGATCGCGAACGTATCTTAGAAAAACTATGCGAACGCCCGGCCGAGCGCAGAGCCCGCCTTGAAGAACGCTATCAACTCTCTGCCTATGATGCAGCAGTCATTATTGACCAGGGAATTGATTTTGCTGACTATTTTGAAGCCGTTGCCGAAAGTTCTCAAAATGGCAAACAGGCCTCCAACTGGATCACACAGGATGTGCTACGTGAGTTAAAAGAACGGGAACTAGAAATCGCAGAGTTTCCAATTAAACCAGATGTTCTCTCCGCAATCCTGCAAAAAGTCAAAGCCAATGAAATTACGAATAATAGTGCCCGCATCGTATTCCAGGAGCTACT
This window encodes:
- the gatB gene encoding Asp-tRNA(Asn)/Glu-tRNA(Gln) amidotransferase subunit GatB, with amino-acid sequence MDYTVIIGLEVHVQLQTNTKLFCGCSTKFNPDQPNTQTCPVCLGLPGALPVLNQEAFQLGVKTGLAINCEIPSFTKWDRKQYYYPDLPKAYQISQYDLPMSQNGWLEIEINPETREKKKIGIIRAHLEEDAGKNSHDESGRGQDSKVDLNRCGTPLVEIVSEPDLRSAQEARTYLEELKLLLTYIDVSDCNMQEGSLRCDANVNLHVHQETGESIPTPIVEIKNLNSFRGVEQAIEYEIQRQWKAWQETGLSLKEVPKETRGWDADRGITLEQRGKEDAADYRYFPDPDLAPVKVTDADRERILEKLCERPAERRARLEERYQLSAYDAAVIIDQGIDFADYFEAVAESSQNGKQASNWITQDVLRELKERELEIAEFPIKPDVLSAILQKVKANEITNNSARIVFQELLNNSKDAPRAEQIQQIVQEKGLGLVSDTGELDTIIQAVVDKNAKAVADFQSGKQAAVGALIGQVMREIKGADPKMVRQLLIEKMS